From Nitrososphaerales archaeon, one genomic window encodes:
- a CDS encoding SHOCT domain-containing protein: MQERERRNGFHWMWLGLAVMFILIGAGVFISSVFRPATAPVTMMSFPFDFGWIWGLVGIVFVVWIFSWGFRWAWGPSRRYYRQSYWYRDDAHEILRQRYARGEITKDQFDQMTRDLEQHG, encoded by the coding sequence ATGCAGGAACGAGAGAGACGCAATGGTTTCCATTGGATGTGGCTAGGCCTAGCAGTGATGTTCATACTCATCGGGGCCGGAGTCTTCATCTCGAGTGTTTTCAGGCCTGCGACCGCACCTGTGACGATGATGTCGTTCCCATTCGATTTCGGTTGGATCTGGGGGCTGGTCGGGATAGTCTTCGTAGTATGGATCTTCAGTTGGGGGTTCAGGTGGGCCTGGGGCCCTTCGAGGAGATACTACAGGCAGAGCTACTGGTACCGCGACGACGCGCACGAGATACTGAGGCAGAGATATGCTCGTGGCGAGATAACCAAAGATCAGTTTGACCAGATGACTCGAGACCTAGAACAGCACGGCTGA
- the gatE gene encoding Glu-tRNA(Gln) amidotransferase subunit GatE: MDFPFDPEKINLKVGLEIHQQLATSTKLFCACPIAKSDELPYSFERRLRPAQSETGRVDPAAVFEFLKGKSNVYAWSPESSCLVEADEEPPHPLNAEAVDGCVLIASLLGSSVLDEVHVMRKIVIDGSNTSGFQRTAIIALGGALTARGMKIGVQTVTVEEDAARILDEDARSRRFGLDRLGVPLVEIALDPVTATPDAISDVALHLGRVLRSTGRAARGLGTIRQDLNVSVMGGKVVEVKGVQKLNLLPKVVAYEAARQMGLIKVAEEIVKRKIKDARCRHSDVSSQFSATGSKVIHRQMRDDGKVVCITVAGLRGLLGWEPYPGVRLGRELAEVARVNSLGGVIHSDEFAKQGIGAEEEGALRREVDASKDDGLVLVAGEPERVDTTVELIEERLRQAPAGVPAETRAATNDGETRFLRPRPGAQRMYPETDIPVMVVTLDRLRRVAELAPEPWDAKVKRYEKDYSLSGEMALKLYDSDRAPLFENLSRRLRLEPSLIASILLDVPVRLAREGVNEEKMTDQVLSDVLDAIAGGKLAKEAATDVLRIVGKGQSEDVTTAVAKLGLVPMTQEELLSLIDRVIQEEKKLVSERGEAAFSPLMGEVMKRARGRADGGLVGRLLKERLSGAA, translated from the coding sequence TTGGATTTCCCCTTCGACCCAGAAAAGATCAACCTGAAGGTGGGGCTCGAAATCCACCAACAGCTCGCCACATCGACCAAGCTTTTTTGCGCCTGCCCAATCGCCAAGTCGGACGAGCTCCCCTACTCTTTCGAGCGGAGGCTAAGGCCGGCGCAAAGCGAGACTGGCAGGGTCGACCCAGCGGCAGTCTTCGAGTTCTTGAAGGGAAAGTCGAATGTCTACGCCTGGAGCCCGGAGTCCTCCTGCCTTGTTGAGGCAGACGAAGAACCTCCTCATCCTCTAAACGCGGAAGCGGTCGACGGGTGCGTCTTGATTGCGAGCCTGCTCGGCTCGAGCGTCCTCGACGAGGTTCACGTGATGAGGAAGATAGTAATCGACGGCTCGAACACTTCCGGCTTCCAGAGGACAGCAATCATAGCGCTCGGCGGGGCCCTCACCGCTCGAGGAATGAAGATTGGCGTGCAGACTGTGACCGTAGAGGAGGACGCTGCGAGGATACTAGATGAGGATGCCCGGTCGAGGCGCTTCGGGCTTGACAGGCTCGGCGTCCCACTCGTCGAGATAGCACTGGACCCAGTCACAGCAACACCGGACGCAATCAGCGACGTCGCCCTCCATCTCGGTCGGGTGCTCAGGTCCACGGGGCGTGCGGCGAGGGGGCTGGGAACGATACGGCAGGACCTGAACGTGTCTGTGATGGGGGGAAAGGTGGTGGAGGTCAAGGGAGTGCAGAAGCTGAACCTCTTGCCGAAGGTGGTGGCGTACGAAGCTGCCAGACAGATGGGCCTGATCAAGGTCGCCGAAGAGATTGTCAAGAGGAAGATCAAGGACGCCCGCTGCCGCCACAGCGATGTTTCCTCGCAGTTCTCGGCTACCGGCTCCAAGGTGATACACAGGCAAATGAGAGACGACGGCAAGGTCGTCTGCATTACGGTCGCGGGTCTCCGCGGCCTGCTGGGATGGGAGCCCTATCCGGGCGTGAGGCTAGGTCGGGAGCTCGCGGAGGTCGCCAGGGTGAACTCGCTGGGAGGCGTAATCCACTCGGACGAGTTCGCGAAGCAAGGGATAGGCGCAGAAGAGGAAGGCGCACTCAGGCGTGAGGTCGACGCATCGAAGGACGATGGGCTCGTGCTGGTTGCCGGCGAACCGGAGAGGGTGGACACCACAGTCGAGCTCATCGAAGAAAGGCTGAGGCAGGCCCCAGCTGGTGTGCCCGCGGAAACGCGGGCCGCCACAAATGACGGCGAGACGCGCTTTCTGCGTCCAAGGCCTGGAGCGCAGAGGATGTATCCCGAGACTGACATTCCAGTAATGGTGGTCACACTCGACAGGCTCAGGAGGGTCGCAGAGTTGGCGCCTGAACCTTGGGACGCTAAGGTCAAGAGGTACGAGAAGGACTACTCGCTTAGCGGCGAGATGGCCCTCAAGCTCTACGACTCTGACAGGGCGCCCCTGTTCGAGAACCTGTCAAGGCGACTTCGCCTCGAGCCGTCGCTCATTGCCTCGATACTGCTCGACGTCCCTGTCAGGCTCGCGAGGGAGGGAGTGAACGAGGAGAAGATGACGGACCAGGTCCTCAGCGATGTCCTCGACGCAATTGCTGGAGGAAAGCTAGCGAAGGAAGCAGCCACTGACGTATTGAGGATCGTGGGAAAGGGGCAATCTGAAGACGTTACCACCGCCGTAGCCAAGCTCGGGTTGGTCCCTATGACGCAGGAGGAGCTGCTTTCATTGATTGACAGAGTAATTCAGGAGGAGAAGAAACTCGTCTCCGAGCGGGGTGAAGCGGCTTTCTCGCCGCTCATGGGCGAGGTCATGAAACGTGCCAGGGGAAGGGCGGACGGCGGACTGGTCGGGAGACTGCTCAAAGAGCGACTCTCAGGCGCGGCGTGA
- the gatD gene encoding Glu-tRNA(Gln) amidotransferase subunit GatD, translating into MDGLAGYRGAALELLKRAGATIGDVLEVTTGWGEVTGTLVPRYLYSDDEHIVLKLRSGYNVGLAVSKLKGVKVKAKGEKPSFVVPPTPKSKEGLPRVLIVSTGGTIASRVDYRTGGVHPVVTSDELYALIPELSEVANVEPEVMFSIFSENVESSHWSKLAERVMRAVQDRFDGVVITQGTDTLGYTAAALSFALSGVPIPVVITAAQRSSDRPSTDATLNLLGSVTAAAGAGFSGIYVAMHLDESDDRVAFHRGTRVRKFHTSARDAFKSVGVPLAAIWGRSGFDHLDDSLPHRGHGSDFKPRTAFDERVALVKFYPTMPPSFVEALESQGTRALVIEGTGLGHVNSRNVTALRNYISKGGLAFMTSQCINGRVDLEVYDTGRDLIAAGVVPLDDMLAETALVKAMWALGNTKTPEEAKRLMVQNLAGETTARLFPS; encoded by the coding sequence ATGGACGGTCTCGCAGGTTACAGGGGAGCTGCGCTTGAGCTTCTCAAGAGAGCGGGTGCGACTATCGGAGACGTACTCGAGGTCACCACGGGTTGGGGCGAGGTCACAGGTACACTGGTTCCGCGCTATCTCTACTCGGACGACGAGCACATTGTCCTGAAGCTTCGCAGCGGCTACAACGTCGGTCTTGCAGTCTCTAAACTCAAGGGAGTGAAAGTCAAGGCGAAGGGCGAGAAGCCTTCCTTCGTCGTCCCCCCGACCCCGAAATCAAAGGAGGGGTTGCCCAGGGTCCTGATAGTCAGCACTGGCGGCACCATCGCGAGCAGGGTCGACTACAGGACGGGGGGAGTGCACCCTGTGGTCACCTCCGACGAACTCTACGCCCTCATTCCGGAACTTTCTGAGGTCGCCAATGTAGAACCCGAAGTAATGTTCAGCATCTTCAGCGAGAACGTCGAGAGTTCGCATTGGTCGAAGCTTGCCGAGAGGGTGATGAGGGCCGTGCAAGACAGGTTCGATGGGGTCGTGATCACACAGGGGACTGATACTCTGGGATACACGGCCGCTGCGCTGAGTTTCGCGCTTTCAGGGGTGCCAATCCCTGTCGTCATAACTGCAGCGCAGAGGTCCTCGGACAGGCCGTCGACTGACGCGACCCTCAACCTCCTCGGCTCTGTGACAGCAGCCGCGGGCGCCGGCTTCTCAGGCATCTACGTCGCGATGCATCTCGACGAAAGCGACGACAGGGTAGCCTTCCATCGCGGGACGAGAGTGAGGAAGTTCCACACAAGTGCGCGTGACGCTTTCAAGTCCGTCGGCGTCCCACTGGCAGCCATCTGGGGAAGGTCTGGGTTCGATCATTTAGACGACTCCCTTCCACATCGAGGGCACGGTTCTGACTTCAAACCCAGGACCGCCTTCGACGAGAGGGTGGCGCTCGTGAAGTTCTATCCAACAATGCCCCCTTCGTTTGTCGAAGCGCTCGAGAGCCAAGGCACTAGGGCGCTTGTGATTGAGGGTACGGGATTGGGCCACGTGAACTCCAGGAACGTGACGGCCCTGCGAAACTACATCTCAAAGGGCGGACTCGCATTCATGACCTCCCAGTGCATCAACGGCCGAGTCGACTTGGAGGTCTACGACACAGGCAGGGACTTGATTGCGGCGGGAGTCGTTCCCCTCGATGATATGCTCGCAGAGACGGCCCTCGTAAAGGCCATGTGGGCGTTGGGCAACACTAAGACTCCGGAAGAAGCCAAGCGACTGATGGTGCAGAATCTGGCGGGAGAGACGACCGCCCGCCTATTCCCAAGCTGA
- a CDS encoding RNA-guided endonuclease TnpB family protein has protein sequence MKSVKAVRFTYKPTSETRELLENFRMMVNQAIHICLVESIKGRLKLRSRIYREFRERYGVVSCYPYSVAEIAWSIVKKHRRWQREPFASRLMLKMDSASYSLNYGILSLPNRKGQRILIPLQYGDWQRSFLMNTTLKRGSVTMTDFTIVIAFSKETAVAEPLRKVGYDLNHKSIVGSDGTRIDLSKVARLHTEYGVRRSEFYARHPNDRRLKRKFAGSRREKERVTQTLNVISKQVVEKAVKNRQAIILERLNGIRKAHRKGNGKGRDSRRRANLWPFRQLQQQIAYKAAWAGVQVEFVNPRNTSKECSYCHHVNKKLKITERSWQCPSCGCQLDRDLNAAVNIERRGKIPCLPMVQAGARGTDEAVKGNEATTAPILRAEVPKLGG, from the coding sequence GTGAAGTCGGTCAAGGCCGTCAGGTTCACGTACAAACCCACATCAGAGACGAGAGAACTCCTCGAAAACTTTCGTATGATGGTGAACCAGGCTATCCACATCTGCCTTGTCGAGAGCATCAAGGGTCGCTTGAAACTACGCAGTCGCATCTACCGCGAGTTCCGGGAGCGATATGGCGTCGTCTCCTGCTACCCTTACTCCGTGGCCGAGATCGCCTGGTCGATAGTCAAGAAGCACCGCCGCTGGCAGCGGGAGCCATTCGCTTCTAGGCTAATGCTCAAGATGGACTCCGCCAGCTACTCCCTCAACTACGGCATACTTAGCCTCCCAAACAGGAAAGGCCAGCGAATCCTGATACCTCTTCAATACGGCGACTGGCAACGTTCCTTCCTGATGAACACGACCCTCAAGCGGGGCTCGGTGACTATGACCGACTTCACAATCGTCATCGCCTTCTCGAAAGAGACGGCGGTCGCCGAGCCCCTGAGAAAGGTCGGATACGACCTGAACCACAAATCCATTGTTGGGAGCGATGGCACCCGAATCGACCTCTCCAAAGTCGCGCGACTTCACACTGAATATGGTGTCAGGCGCAGCGAGTTCTACGCTAGGCATCCCAACGACAGGCGGTTGAAGCGGAAATTCGCTGGTTCAAGGAGGGAGAAGGAACGCGTCACGCAAACCCTCAACGTCATCTCCAAGCAGGTCGTTGAGAAGGCCGTCAAGAACAGGCAGGCAATAATCCTTGAACGACTCAATGGGATTCGGAAGGCCCACAGGAAGGGGAATGGAAAGGGACGCGACTCCCGCCGAAGGGCCAACCTCTGGCCATTCCGACAGCTCCAACAGCAGATTGCTTACAAGGCGGCGTGGGCCGGAGTCCAGGTCGAGTTCGTCAATCCTAGGAATACATCCAAGGAATGCTCTTACTGCCACCATGTCAACAAGAAGCTGAAGATAACGGAACGGAGTTGGCAATGCCCATCGTGTGGGTGCCAGCTCGACCGCGACCTCAATGCTGCGGTGAACATCGAGAGGCGCGGGAAGATACCATGTCTGCCAATGGTTCAGGCAGGAGCGCGGGGCACAGATGAAGCTGTGAAGGGGAACGAGGCGACGACGGCTCCAATCCTCCGAGCAGAAGTCCCGAAGTTAGGTGGTTAG
- a CDS encoding ABC transporter ATP-binding protein — translation MSAERRVSVEVSDLSREFKTKESPVVALDRVGLKVYEGEVFGVLGPNGAGKTTMIRILATLLLPTGGWAKVIGFDVATEPEKVRRVINMASGAEKAGYDFISAKRNLWFFSQLYGIPTDEAEKRITELSEMLGLTKYLERKFYALSTGYRQRATIARAFINDPKVVFLDEPTIGLDVMTALSIREFLKAQAKQHGRTIILATHNMAEVEAICDRVAIIDKGKIIASGTPDALKRSFGAPALVMEVSPPPTSLDMLAKVPGVKGFTSTADEERGLSTVQVVVENDGAASEAVKVVERAGHKVVATWRKAATLEEVFVALVGRGFKEREEQGEE, via the coding sequence ATGTCTGCTGAGAGGAGAGTGAGCGTCGAGGTCTCGGACCTCAGCCGCGAGTTCAAGACCAAGGAGAGCCCCGTCGTAGCCCTGGACAGGGTGGGGCTGAAGGTGTACGAGGGGGAGGTCTTCGGCGTGCTAGGTCCCAACGGCGCGGGCAAGACCACCATGATCAGGATACTCGCGACACTTCTGCTGCCGACCGGGGGCTGGGCGAAGGTGATCGGATTCGACGTCGCCACCGAACCCGAGAAGGTTAGACGCGTCATCAACATGGCAAGCGGGGCAGAGAAGGCAGGCTACGACTTCATCAGCGCCAAGAGGAACCTCTGGTTCTTCTCCCAGCTCTACGGGATACCGACCGATGAAGCCGAGAAGCGCATAACAGAGCTCTCGGAGATGCTCGGCCTCACGAAGTACTTGGAGAGGAAGTTCTACGCGCTATCAACCGGGTACAGACAGAGGGCAACCATCGCAAGAGCGTTCATCAACGACCCCAAGGTCGTCTTCCTTGACGAGCCCACGATAGGCCTGGACGTCATGACTGCGCTCAGTATCAGGGAGTTCCTCAAGGCTCAGGCGAAGCAGCATGGCAGGACGATAATCCTCGCGACTCACAACATGGCGGAGGTGGAGGCAATCTGCGACAGGGTCGCTATCATTGACAAGGGGAAGATCATTGCCTCTGGAACCCCAGATGCTCTGAAGAGGTCTTTCGGAGCACCCGCGCTCGTGATGGAGGTCTCACCTCCTCCGACCAGTCTGGACATGCTCGCCAAGGTTCCCGGCGTGAAGGGGTTCACCTCGACCGCTGATGAGGAGAGGGGCCTGTCCACAGTCCAGGTTGTCGTGGAGAACGACGGAGCGGCGTCGGAAGCGGTGAAGGTCGTCGAAAGGGCCGGGCACAAGGTCGTCGCGACGTGGCGCAAGGCTGCGACGTTGGAGGAGGTGTTCGTGGCGCTCGTCGGCCGCGGTTTCAAAGAGAGGGAGGAGCAAGGTGAAGAGTAG
- a CDS encoding ABC transporter permease has translation MKSSAWLRAMKARALVRLWSIFGEPLWIVVNMGFPVLSSLALSLLYVSAGLAAYTGFAILGGVMVSFWGNVLWSMASQFNWDKEEGLFEVYLTSPTPMSALLIGMSVGGIVGTVPSAAIVTAIGWALFHPPIAPSWGAVILTFSLTLTALYAMGMTLSSLYLADGRSAESLNEVLQEPVSMLSGVYFPSIGNFSPFPFALQVAASLIPLTLGMDALRRSLFFSQGLAAVWPNLVALAVMSVVLLGLASFALRALENKGRRDGTITVRIR, from the coding sequence GTGAAGAGTAGCGCCTGGTTGAGGGCGATGAAGGCGAGGGCTCTCGTAAGGCTCTGGAGCATTTTCGGCGAGCCCCTGTGGATAGTGGTCAACATGGGTTTCCCAGTCCTGTCCTCGCTGGCCCTCTCGCTTCTCTACGTCAGCGCGGGCCTGGCCGCGTACACGGGTTTCGCAATCCTGGGAGGTGTGATGGTGTCTTTCTGGGGCAACGTCCTCTGGTCGATGGCGAGCCAGTTCAACTGGGATAAGGAGGAAGGCCTCTTCGAGGTGTATCTCACTTCGCCAACCCCGATGAGCGCGCTCTTGATCGGGATGTCGGTGGGCGGGATAGTAGGCACGGTGCCGTCTGCGGCGATCGTGACGGCCATCGGATGGGCTCTGTTCCACCCTCCAATCGCCCCTTCCTGGGGCGCCGTGATACTAACTTTCAGTCTCACCCTGACCGCGCTCTATGCCATGGGGATGACACTGTCGTCCCTGTACCTTGCGGACGGCAGGTCGGCTGAGTCGCTGAACGAAGTCCTTCAGGAGCCCGTGTCGATGCTCTCAGGCGTCTACTTCCCGTCGATAGGCAACTTCTCTCCTTTCCCGTTCGCGCTCCAAGTCGCAGCATCGCTGATACCCCTCACCCTTGGGATGGACGCGCTGCGCAGGTCACTTTTCTTCTCTCAAGGGCTTGCTGCCGTCTGGCCCAACCTGGTTGCCCTCGCAGTGATGTCGGTTGTCCTACTCGGTTTGGCGAGCTTCGCGCTGAGGGCGCTCGAGAACAAGGGGAGGAGGGATGGGACGATAACGGTGAGAATAAGATGA
- a CDS encoding ABC transporter permease translates to MMISLRSLFASAWMGVQHDLSWTNPGAALMLRTVAPIASAMTTSIIYWFGSSTAGLFDPTRLAFVLVGSTLYAHIASYAWVPTQAIAEGKNLGVFPHIYITSRSSALYLAGRALSAFVNSTITSMAALVVVYYLLGSFFHTSIPLVITPVSVTLLAVALLVNIPGALGLGYFLGAYALYASRFEWALPGYIAGLLMVFSGALFSPSILPWPVSVGAAALPYTQFINAARDAIIYNLPQAYATALLYCVIGGLVTLGAGLWVYFAAEKKARRSGVIDRRLA, encoded by the coding sequence ATGATGATTAGCCTGAGGTCGCTCTTCGCGTCCGCGTGGATGGGAGTCCAGCACGACCTCTCCTGGACCAACCCGGGCGCTGCACTCATGCTGAGGACTGTCGCGCCCATAGCGTCGGCCATGACGACGTCGATAATCTACTGGTTCGGCTCGAGCACTGCGGGACTCTTCGACCCGACGAGGCTCGCGTTCGTCCTCGTCGGTTCTACACTGTACGCACACATCGCCTCTTACGCCTGGGTCCCGACGCAGGCGATAGCTGAAGGGAAGAACCTCGGAGTCTTTCCTCACATCTACATCACTTCCCGTTCCTCTGCGCTCTACCTTGCTGGTAGGGCGCTCTCTGCGTTCGTGAACTCCACGATTACTTCGATGGCCGCCCTCGTCGTCGTCTACTATCTGTTGGGTTCCTTCTTTCACACCTCAATACCGCTCGTGATCACACCAGTCTCCGTAACGCTATTGGCCGTGGCGCTGCTCGTGAACATACCCGGCGCGTTAGGGCTCGGGTACTTCCTTGGGGCGTACGCGTTGTACGCGAGCAGGTTCGAGTGGGCCCTGCCGGGCTACATCGCTGGGCTGCTCATGGTCTTCTCTGGCGCCCTCTTCTCTCCGTCGATTCTCCCCTGGCCGGTCTCCGTGGGAGCAGCCGCCCTCCCCTACACCCAGTTCATCAATGCCGCCAGAGACGCCATCATCTACAACCTCCCCCAGGCGTACGCAACCGCGCTGCTGTATTGTGTAATAGGAGGGCTTGTCACGCTGGGGGCAGGCCTTTGGGTCTACTTCGCGGCTGAGAAGAAGGCGAGGAGGAGCGGCGTCATTGACAGGCGGCTCGCGTAA
- a CDS encoding sulfurtransferase — translation MSGYTHPEVLVNTEWVSQHLNDPKVIIVEVDYDPASNYSLGHIPGAVLFDWRKDLNDPVTRDILSKEQLEDLMGRSGVSNDTTVVLYGDFNNWFAAYAFWDLKYYRVENVKLMDGGRKKWLLEDRLVTKDVPAFPRQTFRVGSPDVKVRTYREDVRRAIGKKEKVLVDVRGPKEFSGEITAPPEYPNEQAQRGGHIPGAKNIPWAQAVNDSDGTFKPREQLEKLYASAGVTKDKEIITYCRIGERSSHTWFVLKYLLGYPEVRNYDGSWTEWGNSIMYPIGKSGTS, via the coding sequence ATGAGTGGCTACACACACCCCGAGGTCCTCGTCAACACCGAGTGGGTCAGCCAGCACCTGAATGACCCGAAGGTCATAATCGTCGAGGTAGACTACGACCCCGCGTCTAACTACTCCCTGGGCCACATCCCCGGGGCTGTCCTCTTCGACTGGCGGAAAGACCTGAACGACCCTGTGACGAGGGACATCCTGTCTAAGGAGCAGCTCGAGGACCTGATGGGGAGGAGTGGTGTTTCGAACGACACGACTGTGGTCCTCTACGGCGATTTCAACAACTGGTTCGCTGCGTACGCGTTCTGGGACCTGAAGTATTACAGGGTCGAGAACGTGAAGCTGATGGACGGCGGCAGGAAGAAGTGGCTGCTCGAGGACAGACTTGTCACCAAGGACGTCCCTGCATTCCCGCGGCAGACCTTCAGGGTGGGGTCGCCCGACGTGAAGGTCAGAACTTACAGGGAGGATGTGAGGAGGGCAATTGGCAAGAAGGAAAAGGTCCTCGTTGACGTCCGAGGACCGAAGGAGTTCAGCGGAGAGATCACGGCGCCCCCAGAGTACCCGAACGAGCAGGCACAGAGAGGAGGGCACATTCCAGGCGCGAAGAACATACCTTGGGCGCAGGCTGTGAACGACTCTGACGGCACATTCAAGCCAAGGGAGCAGTTGGAGAAACTGTACGCCTCGGCTGGCGTGACCAAAGACAAGGAAATAATCACGTACTGCAGGATAGGCGAGCGGTCTTCCCACACGTGGTTCGTCCTGAAGTACCTATTGGGTTACCCAGAAGTCAGGAACTACGACGGGTCGTGGACGGAGTGGGGGAACTCGATCATGTACCCGATTGGGAAATCGGGGACTTCTTGA
- a CDS encoding tRNA uridine(34) 5-carboxymethylaminomethyl modification radical SAM/GNAT enzyme Elp3: MTAQSVDRVPEAVSYIAGRIASGEIASREGLQQAKRKAARDFSLDRYVSNSEVLAALPTDGRQRFQEILRVHPRRSASGIVVVTAFSAPFSCPHGTCTFCPGGPTEGTPQSYLPASPGMRSALATEFDPFRQVRECLRKYTANGHDTSKVETIIEGGTFIAVPTDYQVSFVKGVYDGLNGTASSSLESAQSANEGAQSRCVGLTLESKPDWCRPRDIDLMLSYGITRLEIGVQSLRDSTLKRSNRGHTVEDSINAFQVARDAGLKTTVHMMPGLPGASPEEDLQDLRRLFDDESLRPDMMKVYPTLVVRGASLERQFQAGLYEPYELGTVVELLSQMKRFVPRWHRIMRIQREIPAYEISAGVTNGNLRELVLARARAKGSPCQCIRCREVALAEPSDLESEDELRLGLERYPASGGTELFASYEYGRSGRIAAFARLRLPSERAHREEMRGSAVVRELRVYGTVVGIGAKSGNAWQHRGLGASLMGEMERVAREEFGSSRLLVTSAVGTRNYYRRLGYERLGPYMVKQLTGSNNGNPTP; encoded by the coding sequence GTGACCGCCCAGTCTGTTGACCGAGTCCCAGAAGCTGTCTCCTACATAGCGGGCCGCATCGCCAGCGGAGAGATAGCTTCCCGGGAAGGGCTGCAGCAGGCGAAGAGGAAGGCCGCTCGCGACTTTTCTCTGGACAGGTACGTCTCCAACTCGGAGGTACTCGCCGCGCTTCCGACCGACGGCAGGCAACGCTTTCAGGAAATTCTCAGGGTTCACCCGCGCCGGAGCGCATCGGGCATCGTTGTTGTAACTGCGTTTTCAGCGCCGTTTTCCTGCCCCCACGGTACGTGCACATTCTGCCCAGGTGGGCCGACCGAGGGGACTCCTCAGAGCTACCTGCCTGCAAGCCCGGGCATGCGTTCCGCCCTGGCCACCGAGTTCGACCCGTTCAGGCAGGTGCGCGAGTGCCTGAGGAAGTACACTGCCAACGGCCACGACACGAGCAAGGTGGAGACGATAATCGAGGGAGGAACATTCATCGCCGTACCTACGGACTACCAAGTGTCCTTCGTCAAGGGGGTCTATGATGGCCTCAACGGCACGGCTTCGTCTTCGCTCGAAAGCGCGCAATCTGCAAATGAGGGCGCCCAAAGCCGCTGTGTCGGGCTGACCCTCGAGTCCAAGCCCGACTGGTGCAGGCCGCGCGACATCGACTTGATGCTCAGCTACGGGATAACGAGGCTCGAGATCGGAGTCCAGAGCCTCAGGGACTCCACATTGAAGAGGAGCAACAGGGGTCACACTGTCGAGGACTCGATTAATGCATTCCAAGTTGCCCGGGATGCTGGCCTCAAGACTACTGTCCACATGATGCCGGGCCTGCCCGGCGCTTCGCCCGAGGAGGACCTACAAGACCTGAGAAGGCTCTTCGACGACGAGTCGCTCCGTCCTGACATGATGAAGGTCTACCCGACCCTCGTGGTCCGCGGGGCCTCCTTGGAAAGGCAGTTCCAGGCGGGCCTCTACGAGCCGTACGAGCTGGGTACCGTCGTGGAGCTGCTCAGCCAGATGAAGCGTTTCGTGCCTCGTTGGCACAGGATAATGCGCATCCAGCGCGAAATCCCTGCCTATGAGATATCAGCGGGCGTGACGAACGGCAATCTCAGGGAACTCGTCCTCGCCAGGGCGAGGGCAAAGGGGTCGCCGTGTCAATGCATCAGGTGTAGGGAGGTCGCCCTTGCAGAACCCTCTGACCTCGAATCGGAAGACGAGCTCCGCCTCGGGCTGGAGCGCTATCCCGCGTCCGGTGGCACGGAGCTCTTCGCGTCCTACGAGTACGGGAGGAGCGGCCGTATCGCAGCCTTCGCCAGACTCAGGCTACCATCCGAACGCGCCCACAGGGAAGAGATGCGCGGGTCGGCGGTGGTCAGGGAGCTGAGAGTGTACGGTACTGTCGTAGGGATAGGCGCGAAGAGCGGCAACGCTTGGCAGCACAGGGGTCTCGGGGCGTCGCTGATGGGAGAGATGGAGCGGGTGGCCAGGGAGGAGTTCGGCTCGTCCAGACTGCTCGTTACGAGCGCGGTCGGGACCCGCAACTACTACCGGAGGCTCGGCTACGAGAGGCTCGGCCCGTACATGGTCAAGCAACTAACCGGTAGCAACAACGGGAACCCCACGCCATGA
- a CDS encoding YhfC family glutamic-type intramembrane protease, whose translation MQNIDPVLFAQPILVIAMSVGAIWFWWRSRGFRGILLGLSAVAYAAAIAAKYTIQILTLAPVVAYFGRMSLGLGLYYGLQTVLLEVGFAYLLAFYGARRRNLKVSDSVPFGLSLAFWENGVLLGLLSLLNLSVLYLLLGSGTGDAQVVYNQLVSTTPYLFLPPLNLLPSVLIGALERVSSMLAHVAWGVLCVIAAATGNRRFFYAALPMGLIDALVPFASLDTNVFEAVVFLLSCGFLVVAYSATLSVSRGGAIQSEPVQPAIAPASKD comes from the coding sequence ATGCAGAACATCGACCCTGTGCTGTTCGCGCAGCCCATCCTCGTGATAGCCATGTCGGTCGGCGCAATATGGTTCTGGTGGAGAAGCAGGGGGTTTCGTGGGATCCTCCTCGGCCTCTCTGCAGTTGCCTATGCAGCCGCAATCGCCGCAAAATACACGATTCAAATCCTCACGCTGGCTCCAGTAGTAGCCTACTTCGGACGGATGTCACTCGGGCTAGGGCTATACTATGGGTTGCAGACTGTCCTTCTCGAGGTCGGCTTCGCCTATCTTCTGGCCTTCTACGGTGCTCGGAGGAGGAACCTGAAGGTCTCCGACTCTGTGCCGTTCGGGCTCTCGTTGGCCTTCTGGGAGAACGGCGTCCTGCTAGGTCTGCTCTCGCTGCTCAACTTGAGCGTCCTGTACCTGCTCCTGGGATCGGGGACGGGCGATGCCCAGGTTGTCTACAATCAACTCGTCTCGACCACACCCTACCTCTTCCTCCCACCACTCAACCTCCTTCCATCTGTCCTCATCGGCGCTCTCGAGAGGGTCTCCTCCATGCTGGCTCACGTCGCGTGGGGGGTCCTGTGCGTGATTGCAGCTGCTACAGGGAATAGACGCTTCTTCTACGCCGCGCTGCCGATGGGGCTGATAGATGCCCTTGTACCATTCGCGAGTCTGGACACGAATGTCTTCGAGGCGGTGGTCTTCCTCCTCTCATGCGGGTTCCTGGTGGTTGCCTACTCAGCAACCTTGTCTGTCAGCCGGGGCGGGGCAATCCAGTCAGAACCCGTCCAGCCAGCGATTGCGCCTGCCTCGAAAGATTAA